AATTCTTTCTCCCACTTTACAAAAGAATCATTTATCATTCTTGAGCTAAACTAAAAATGATTTTTGATGGCACATATAAGGAGCAAGAGATGATATAGGTTACCTTCCTCATCCACCCCCAGCCATTGGAGGGGGATTTGGGCCTCCAAAGTGGCTTATTCGACCCATTCTACGACGAGGAAATCCTGGAGGTCTAAAAGAAACACAGGAAAAGTCTAATAAAAACCCACACACTCAATAACTCCACTTCCATAAATGTTGTAAATTGcaatctgattaaaaaaaaacagcatgtTCTTTATAACTTTTCCTTTAGCTTGCTTAGTTAGGTGAACAATAGAATGACAGGCTGATCTCAAATTATTCTAAAATCTATAAGAATTCTTCCTTTCTGTAAGCAAAATGCAAAGAGCAGATGCCTATTAAGTAAATTTCCTCAGATACGCTGTCCAAGAAGAATTCTAGTTTCCCATTGACTACACACAATACCTATTCTCAAATAGATTTTGGAATTCTATCATCAATGAAACAGTCTTCCTTTAAGGCTTTTTTGCAAGCCTAGTTTCCTTGGAGTAAGgaccactgaacacaatgggatgtacttttgagtagacatatcaAGGATTGTGCTGTCTGGCTACAGAACATTTACAATagtcctttttcaatacaatgaAAGATTATACATGTATTGATCAAGAGTCACTTCACATCTTAAGAAGGGGAATAGAAGGATTCTGGCaagctaaattcaccaagtttgcacattgttttcattgttttgttttttactgcttttaaattatatactggttttaacttgattaatggtttaatttgttttaagctgtgtatacttattgttttatattgcatagTTTTAACtgcacgccgccctgagatcctagtgatatagggccgggatacaaatgttttaaataatttgaaataaaGACACTAAGTGAACTAAATCTGGAAGATTCTAATAGCACTGAAATTAGGGTTAGGTTCATACATAGGGTATGAACCTAgagtaaaaggaggacagggctcctgtacctttaacagttgcataggaaagggaatttcagcaggtgtcatttgtatatgtggaaaacctggtgaaattccctcttcatcacaacagttaaagctccaggagctatactagagtgaccagatttaaaagagggcagggcacctccagctttaactgttgtgatgaagaggaaatttcaccaggttccccatatatacaaatgacacctgctgaaattcccttttcagtacaactgttaaagatacaggagccctgtcctgcttttcatatggtcgccctatcaTACATGGCCTCTGCATGTAGGTTTTGCACCTGGTGCACTGAAGTGAACCTTGGATTTATGAGCCATCCCAAACCACGCAACGAACTTTCAGCATGAGACAAGGCTTACATAGGTAGGCTCTACTCTGTTGACTGTGAAGCAGGGTGGTTAGAAGAGAACAGTTTGTGGTTTGGGAATTTTCCATGCATAGGCCCTAACTCACAATGAAGGTTTTAAATGAGAAGCCTTGCTCTTGCTAAAGCTGACATACTGGGATTGCATGTGATCTAGACCTAAATATAAACCATTCTATCTAAAATATCACATATTGTTTATAAATATGTACACGTTCCAGTAAACACACAAATGACAGTTGGGCTTTTAACTAAAGCAGACTctctcaacctgatgccttccagatgttttggactacaattccaagcactcctgaccactggccattctTGTTGGAGttcatgggagctgaagtccaaaatatcaggaagGTACAAtttgggaaggctgagctaagacATCAGGATTTCTCACAATGTGTATCATCCAAATTAAAGTGAAATAGCAGTACCCTCTTCCATCATCATAtctggaggacgaggaggaggaggaggaagatgtatAGCCTCTTCTTCTCATGTCTGGGTGAATAATGCTCTGGAAACTAAAAGGAGACAAGTTTTCTGTTAACTGAACATCACACCCTTCTCCCAATCAGATTGTTCAGCAGTATTAGTATTTTGCCCGAAATTCTTGAGTGTTTGccaatacatcatcatcatcatcatcataaaaaattatttatttatttgttacccgcctctccctctggatcgaggtggggtacaacacaattaaaaacattaactAAGGCTCAGACATGGCAACAGGGATAAGCAACTTTTGTAGGCACATTTGACATTTTAAAGAAGTGTCCCGGATACCACTTCAAAATGCAATGGGGATTAAAGTGTTTGGAACACTCCCCCTCCTCTGGAGTCTCACTTTTCTTGCCTCTACCCCGAGCCATTCCACTCTGCAAGGGtcggtggggagtggggggaagaaaaatgaaaaatggcatTTTTCAGCAGGGAGCCATTTCCCCCACCTTTGTTACAGTCAACGTAGCGATCTTGCTTCATTGACCTTAACAGAGGTATGGAAAAGCATGCTCAGATGGGTACACTTGGGTCTTGGTGTGCCTGTGAGcaccatgttgcccacccctgttatacTCTTAAATGAACTGTCAAATAGTGTTTCTacaaaatgaccctgttcagatgacgcactaaaccacggtggttaagcattttgagctaaacattatggcttagtgtgtcatgtgaaccatgacaacatggcatgtgaaccattcctaaccatggtgactacatagccatggttttaaacacgctcactaaccatttgctgcaaaagggttagcagcctaaccatggcttagcgtgtcatctgaacaggtccaaagtTTATTACCTTTACTTCAGAATTaagtttttttcttgtttttaaaggtctaaaacttctttttttatgaACTGAAAATTTAACTGAATGTTGACAAAATCCATTTAAATTTGAAACAAACCTAATTTTAATTAGTATGTTATACTTTGTAAGACTTTAAAATATTGTCAGGATGCACACAGAAGGCTAGAATGCCTAGCTACTGAGATATATGCTCTTCATTCAATTGTAAAATGATTCATTCAATTGTAAAATGAAAAAGGAATAACCAAAATGACTAGAAGTCAATTCACAATTTTGATAACAACTTAAATGTAACTATCGGTAagttgtgaaatatttattttcctttctggagTATTGCCAGCTCATGACTGTCAGCAGAAAAGACCAGAGTATATTTCATCAAATGAACATGGGTTTTCATGAGAGACTTAAGAGCTAGATCTATTATTATACCTCATAGGAGTTTTGCCAATTTATTTAATTGGCTGTTGGTTGCATCCTTTTGTATATATTTGAATTTATATCATGATATATGGTTGGACAAGCCTCAGATGTCTCCGAGGATAAGCTGCACACTGCAAATCTTAAGGCAACAACTCTACTTACAACAGAACTACAAAGTCTGCTATTCCCCAGAAGAAGTCAGTTATAGATGacaaactccatggagcccgatTCCGGCTATCCAACACTTGTCCTGCAAGACACAGGAATAATCATGAATATCATCTCAGAACAATGATAAGTGTACAGTAGGAGAAATTATAAATGTACAATATGAGAATGAGAAAGCAGTATTTgctaaaattaaatatttaaaaagttaaCTCACGAActgcattcttttcttttaatatgcAAAAGAGCAAACAAAACCACACTTCCAGAAAGTCACAcatcaaaataaaatgtatagTGATAAATGGTATTTAAAACAAGAGGTCCATGGGGAGCTGTGTTTGAAAAGTTCGAGTCCAAAGCCCTCTTGGGTACACAGAAGTAGTAGCATGGTCCTTGGGATTTTGGCCAGAAAGTCTACTGCACTCATATCCTTTATATCATTTATATGAAAGAACATTTCCCTGACATTAAAATATTCACCCAAGTAGTTCTAAGCTGGAATTTTACCAAAAGTTCCAATAGTAATTTCTAAGTTTATTCGAGTCTAGAAAATTACTTCAAGCCACCATTTCAATACATACAAATGTATAACCagtgaaaacacacccaccccacctaaCATTGCTGGATTTACACCACAGTTGCTAGGCATCGTGGGCTCAgacataggctcagttcagataaatcattagtcaatgcagtgtgaaaactccactcaatggttgagtttttacaaggtactccccacacaacatgttctaactccaccgttgtgagACTGTGTGTTACCATGAAGTTGAGTAAAACCCATcatgacgtttgattgacagttcctctgccctctctcttcccccagtcctcccgatggtatcccatcagccattgctgcaaaaacaaacaaacccaatccttgcagctctcctagagtggcacttgctccttttgccacttttgccagggaactctgtagccagtgggaaaagtccactcaacgcaatggaaaagtccacagagccctccacacaacatgcaactcaacggttgtgcaggaactcctctctgcacagcgtggatattctgcgtggagtgttccccccccccccccaaaaaaaattccaccatggggtggacttttccaccagacaacacatttttcaacagtgATGTAAAAACTCCATCGTGGAGTTCTAAACCCACCGCTGAGGaaaatgtctgaactgagctgtaGAGTAATTTGCGTTGCCCTATATGGATTTTGGGCATCAGGTACTATTGATTCAGTGCACCCACCACTTGCAAACCCAGTGCTGTCGTGGTAAATTTAAAGTGCAGGTGTTCATCATGGCAGTCTCCAGAGCAAcatcccaaggagagtccaaacatGGAGTCAGCTATGCTGATTCATATCAGCAAAACAGTTCTAGCAGCTTTTATCTCTATCAGGAGCAGGTCTGTTACAAAATTATTGTGTCTTAATTGCCCAAATAAAACCAGACCACCCCAAGATACTTTGCATTAGAACAGTGATAGCCTAcaacaatttattattttatttatttattacacttctattccgctcattagccaaagctctctgggtagctaACAAGACAAAtcctaaaagcataaaatacattagcatagtaaaacataatataaaaccacaagtttaaaacagaatagaacCAAAGTAGTAACCAAGATAAAGACCAGCAGCATATCTAAAGACAcactaacacaatttttaaaactaaaggacaaaaatcctgagaaaataaaaaggtctttacttggtgctgaaaagaccacaatgtagccAACAAGTGAGCCTCTCCGGGGAGGTCatttcacaactggggtgccaccactgaaaaggccatctctTTGATAGCCATCAATCTCACCttatttggcaggggcacccggagaagagccgctgaggatgatcttagggcctGGGTATATATGGAAAGAGATGTTCCTTCACAACTATATGCTGTTGTGGAGAAAATTCATTCCCCACCCTCATCCGATAGtggggattgcagctaagctcagaggaaacaggaaaGTCTGAAAGGTGTGGCAGATGGcaccagcatccctgctaatcaaaaagtgcccaTGCTAGGCCTGTCTCTACTCAAGAGCCCTGTCTCCACTAAGCTACTCCTTTGTAGTAGCTTCCTTACATCTTCACCCTATGTATGTCAGAAGTTACAGAGTTCAACGGAACTCATCCCCAAGTAGGATCCACACAGAGGATTGTAGCCCTAGTGTCTGTGTTGCTGCTGCAAACTGATACAGCTACTTCAAAAGAAAACAACCAGAACTGTTAACTACAGACAATATGCATAAATCCACCACCACTTAATATTTCTCAGCCGTTCTAGTCCTAAAAGTTAACACCTGCAAAAAACCTAGTAATAAAGgaagtatgtttttaggaagatTAGTGAGCAACAAAAATAGATTCAAGCTATCAGCTGCCTCCTGCTGCACAAAGCTACTGAAATCATAGCTCCTCTCTAGCACCAGtactgagggggtggggtggggtgaatccaTGACCACTTGAACAAAgtactctgctattttaaatgtaAGGAGGTCAAGTGGATTTGTATTGAGTGACACGATCAAGGACTAGAGAACTGAGATACATTAGACAAGTAGATTAATGTAGTAACTGAGTGCTCTGAGAAGCCATTTGTTCAGCTTCTTCCTAGGCAAGTTTCCTCAAAGTTAAATGGGGTTCACCCCCAAATTAGCAACCCCAGGATTACAGCCTTTCAGGAAATATGGAGCAGAAAAGGCAAGACTTGGTTCACTCAGATCTTTCCATACGAAGAATCTGTTACATCAGAAAGAACTGTTGGTGTGAAAGGCCGAAGAGAGAAACAGGAAAATGTTGCGGA
This window of the Elgaria multicarinata webbii isolate HBS135686 ecotype San Diego chromosome 3, rElgMul1.1.pri, whole genome shotgun sequence genome carries:
- the SELENOK gene encoding selenoprotein K isoform X1, whose protein sequence is MVYISNGQVLDSRNRAPWSLSSITDFFWGIADFVVLFFQSIIHPDMRRRGYTSSSSSSSSSRYDDGRGPPGFPRRRMGRISHFGGPNPPPMAGGGUGR
- the SELENOK gene encoding selenoprotein K isoform X2 — translated: MVYISNGQVLDSRNRAPWSLSSITDFFWGIADFVVLFFQSIIHPDMRRRGYTSSSSSSSSSRYDDGRGPPGFPRRRMGRISHFGGPNPPPMAGGG